The following are from one region of the Paenibacillus sp. KS-LC4 genome:
- a CDS encoding glycosyl hydrolase 53 family protein, whose amino-acid sequence MKKGKGYISLVLVVALFMTQMAWPQAAVKAAAANLALGKIVTASQEYIDPQWGQPKENAVDGNPDTVWSAASAVNPTHWFKVDLGSEYDLSGVEITWKDDEIVKYVVEVSPDDTNWTIAADKSANAAKQQTASLAFEADSMRYVRVTISFYAGSGWWPGIRELKVVEKEMVKNPADIIGYDAVNLETYSGTAPSLPAQVNAAYADGSFGLVDVAWDAVDPQSYTGAGSFEVEGTVAGAALQPKASVTVLGYRDDFIRGVDISTLTAIEDNGGKYYDSNGVERDLLDILKDRGVNYVRLRVWNDPQNSGGYNDKEDVLRLAKRVKAKGLKLLVDFHYSDDWAHPGQQVRPAAWKNLTMPELGQAVYDYTYEVISELQAENAMPDMVQIGNEINSGVLTGKGGSVNFDDQSLLLNSGSSAVRAIPGGDNVQIMIHLAEGGKNSTFRYFFDGIDGRVDYDIIGLSYYPFWHGTLEAVKSNMDDMALRYGKEVVIAETSYPFSYKNGDAHENIISSDQKLKTGGAIWDATVQGQYDAIRTIMDLISGVENNKGAGFFYWEPAWIPSNVGWIASEGDAWENHAMFDYDEYPANGGYAYKGYALDSLNVYKHGLTAAPADRQYLAAAIAEAKSLVQADFTPQSWPQLAPAINQAQLVHDQAYTAQGVTQAEVDAAEAQLVSVVDGLEVIAADKAALTQLIADAETKQEADWSVKSWQALQNALAVARTASGNERATQTIVNQAVASLQAALNGLSNVDKGTLVTTILSAEQLDSAEYYAAGWALLQAALGNAKAVNSDDQAVQTAVVAATEALAAAIHDLKPLQDIAAFKAATSSSNAGSGGGKANAPEGAVDQNEGTSWGTDKGADSWWMADLGQASLVKKVVLNKWAGVVHYKVEISDDGVTFRTAADTKTLAMPSDSHKLTGNNTGRYIKVTITEGQGWVGMMDFKAFGLALADKTELDAAVAEAAGLTQSEYTSASWSVLAEALAAAQRVSADQEAEQSQVAASAAAVTAAVAGLEAATEPEVPTPTPTPTVPPATPTSDIPTPTPTVAPVSPTPGTPTPTASPAVTPGNSSGSGTSAASPQPTAAPSAAVITIASGLPDASGKLVATVTASELGKAATQASGNDVTIRVVPAAASQQAVVQLPAAAIKELTDHNVPVLHVWLDGVRISVSVEALAGAAAQNTAATLAFTAEKVNPAALTAEERAQVGANQVYDLTLVQDGKQLAWSDGQVEVSLPYTLKAGEQPHQAVVYYLNGNGTVEAVHSAVYRESEQVIVFKAAHFSRYAAAYANASFDDIAQYPWAKIAIEGLAAKGIVQGTASGKFQPAGSVTRTQFVHMLVQAFGLKSKEGATTKLSDIKAGSWYEQSVLAAEQNGIINGRVDGSFGIHASITREEMAVMLYRAAKQSGFAADAGAVQPANASASFTDAEQISDYAQEAVAAIKQLGLISGMGNGAFAPQATATRAQSAVVIAKVLSVLYE is encoded by the coding sequence ATGAAAAAGGGGAAAGGATACATCAGCCTCGTGCTGGTCGTAGCGCTATTTATGACGCAAATGGCCTGGCCGCAAGCAGCCGTAAAGGCAGCAGCAGCAAATTTGGCGCTTGGCAAAATCGTTACAGCAAGCCAAGAATATATAGATCCACAGTGGGGCCAGCCGAAGGAAAACGCGGTTGATGGCAATCCAGATACAGTATGGAGCGCAGCAAGCGCTGTTAATCCGACACACTGGTTCAAGGTGGATTTGGGCAGCGAATATGATCTTTCTGGTGTTGAAATTACTTGGAAGGATGATGAAATCGTCAAGTATGTCGTAGAGGTATCGCCGGACGATACGAACTGGACGATCGCTGCCGATAAATCCGCTAACGCGGCAAAGCAGCAGACGGCAAGCCTTGCTTTCGAGGCGGACAGCATGCGTTATGTGCGCGTCACGATTTCCTTTTATGCAGGAAGCGGCTGGTGGCCGGGTATTAGAGAGTTAAAGGTAGTTGAGAAGGAAATGGTTAAAAATCCAGCGGACATTATCGGCTATGACGCGGTAAATTTAGAAACCTACAGCGGAACCGCTCCGAGTCTTCCGGCACAGGTGAATGCTGCCTATGCAGATGGCAGCTTTGGGCTGGTCGATGTGGCATGGGACGCTGTTGACCCACAGAGCTATACGGGTGCAGGAAGCTTTGAAGTAGAAGGAACGGTGGCGGGCGCAGCCTTGCAGCCGAAAGCGTCCGTAACGGTGCTTGGCTACCGCGATGATTTTATTCGCGGGGTTGATATTTCGACGCTGACCGCGATTGAGGACAACGGGGGCAAATATTACGACAGCAATGGCGTGGAGCGCGACCTGCTGGACATTCTTAAAGACCGCGGCGTCAACTACGTGCGGCTGCGGGTATGGAATGATCCGCAAAACTCAGGCGGCTACAATGATAAGGAGGATGTGCTGAGACTCGCGAAGCGAGTGAAGGCGAAGGGGCTTAAGCTGCTCGTCGATTTCCATTATTCGGATGACTGGGCGCATCCAGGCCAGCAGGTTCGCCCCGCGGCATGGAAAAACCTGACGATGCCTGAGCTGGGTCAGGCGGTATATGATTACACGTATGAGGTCATTTCCGAATTGCAGGCAGAAAATGCGATGCCTGACATGGTGCAAATTGGGAATGAGATTAACAGTGGTGTGCTCACGGGCAAGGGCGGTTCGGTTAATTTTGACGATCAGTCGCTGCTGCTGAACAGTGGTTCATCCGCTGTCCGCGCCATACCTGGCGGCGATAATGTGCAAATAATGATTCATCTTGCTGAAGGCGGGAAAAATTCGACCTTCCGCTATTTCTTTGACGGCATCGACGGTAGAGTCGATTACGATATTATCGGGTTATCTTATTATCCGTTCTGGCACGGAACGCTGGAAGCAGTGAAAAGCAACATGGACGATATGGCATTGCGTTACGGCAAAGAAGTGGTTATTGCCGAAACCTCCTATCCGTTCTCTTATAAAAATGGCGATGCCCATGAAAATATTATCAGTTCCGACCAGAAGCTGAAAACGGGCGGGGCAATATGGGACGCAACCGTTCAAGGTCAATATGACGCGATACGAACGATTATGGATTTGATTTCGGGCGTAGAGAATAACAAGGGAGCCGGATTTTTCTATTGGGAGCCGGCATGGATTCCATCGAATGTAGGCTGGATTGCGTCTGAAGGCGACGCGTGGGAAAATCATGCGATGTTCGATTATGATGAATATCCAGCTAACGGCGGATATGCTTACAAGGGCTATGCGCTGGATTCCTTGAACGTGTATAAGCATGGCTTAACGGCAGCTCCGGCAGATCGCCAGTATTTGGCGGCAGCCATTGCTGAAGCAAAGTCGCTCGTGCAGGCAGATTTTACGCCGCAGAGCTGGCCGCAGCTCGCACCTGCTATCAATCAGGCGCAGCTCGTTCATGATCAAGCGTATACGGCTCAAGGCGTAACGCAGGCTGAGGTGGATGCGGCGGAGGCGCAGCTGGTATCCGTAGTCGATGGTCTTGAAGTGATAGCTGCGGATAAAGCGGCGCTGACACAGCTGATTGCTGATGCCGAAACGAAGCAAGAGGCGGACTGGTCAGTAAAAAGCTGGCAGGCGCTGCAAAATGCCCTTGCTGTCGCACGGACGGCGTCGGGTAATGAAAGAGCAACACAGACGATCGTCAATCAGGCGGTTGCCAGCTTGCAGGCAGCGCTGAATGGCTTATCTAACGTGGACAAAGGCACACTTGTCACTACCATTTTATCGGCTGAGCAGCTCGACAGCGCGGAATATTATGCGGCTGGATGGGCGTTGCTGCAAGCTGCATTGGGGAATGCGAAGGCGGTAAACAGCGATGACCAGGCCGTTCAAACGGCGGTTGTGGCTGCGACGGAGGCACTTGCCGCAGCGATTCATGATCTTAAGCCTTTGCAGGATATTGCTGCGTTTAAAGCGGCGACTTCATCGAGCAACGCAGGCAGCGGCGGCGGCAAGGCCAACGCTCCAGAAGGTGCAGTCGATCAAAATGAAGGCACATCATGGGGTACGGATAAAGGAGCGGATAGCTGGTGGATGGCCGATCTGGGCCAAGCCTCGCTGGTGAAAAAAGTAGTGCTCAACAAATGGGCGGGCGTTGTCCATTACAAGGTGGAAATTTCCGATGATGGTGTAACGTTCCGTACCGCGGCGGATACGAAGACGCTGGCGATGCCTTCAGACAGCCACAAGCTGACAGGCAACAATACGGGCCGTTATATCAAGGTGACCATTACAGAGGGTCAAGGCTGGGTCGGTATGATGGACTTCAAGGCATTCGGGCTTGCTTTGGCCGATAAAACCGAGCTGGATGCTGCTGTCGCTGAAGCAGCTGGTTTGACGCAAAGCGAGTACACGTCGGCAAGCTGGTCTGTGCTTGCTGAAGCTTTGGCTGCTGCGCAGCGAGTAAGCGCAGATCAGGAAGCCGAGCAGTCGCAGGTAGCTGCAAGCGCGGCAGCAGTGACAGCTGCGGTTGCGGGGCTGGAAGCGGCGACGGAACCAGAGGTGCCAACGCCGACGCCAACGCCAACAGTACCTCCGGCGACACCAACGTCAGACATACCAACACCAACACCGACAGTAGCTCCTGTGTCGCCAACACCAGGGACGCCGACGCCAACGGCATCTCCGGCAGTAACGCCAGGCAACTCGTCGGGGTCGGGTACGTCGGCAGCTAGCCCACAACCAACAGCAGCGCCATCGGCTGCTGTGATTACAATCGCAAGCGGCTTGCCGGATGCTTCCGGCAAGCTGGTCGCGACTGTCACCGCCAGCGAGCTGGGCAAGGCGGCGACGCAGGCAAGCGGGAACGACGTCACGATTCGCGTCGTACCAGCAGCTGCATCGCAGCAGGCAGTCGTACAGCTGCCAGCGGCTGCAATTAAAGAGCTGACCGATCACAACGTTCCGGTGCTGCATGTATGGCTGGACGGCGTGCGCATCAGCGTCTCCGTCGAAGCCCTTGCCGGAGCAGCGGCGCAAAACACCGCTGCAACGCTGGCCTTTACAGCCGAGAAAGTAAACCCGGCTGCCCTTACAGCTGAGGAGCGCGCGCAGGTTGGCGCGAACCAAGTGTATGATTTGACGCTTGTTCAAGATGGCAAGCAGCTCGCATGGAGCGACGGGCAAGTGGAAGTATCCTTGCCTTATACGCTGAAAGCAGGCGAGCAGCCGCATCAGGCAGTCGTTTACTATTTGAACGGCAACGGTACTGTAGAAGCTGTCCATAGCGCTGTGTACCGTGAGTCGGAGCAAGTAATCGTATTCAAGGCAGCACATTTCAGCCGTTATGCGGCAGCTTATGCAAATGCTTCGTTTGATGATATCGCACAGTATCCATGGGCGAAGATTGCCATTGAAGGCCTTGCGGCTAAGGGCATCGTTCAAGGTACAGCGTCAGGCAAGTTCCAGCCTGCCGGCAGCGTAACCCGGACGCAGTTTGTGCATATGCTCGTTCAGGCCTTCGGTTTGAAGAGCAAGGAAGGTGCTACAACGAAGCTGAGCGACATTAAGGCTGGCAGCTGGTATGAGCAGTCAGTCCTTGCCGCGGAGCAGAATGGCATTATTAATGGCAGGGTGGATGGCTCCTTCGGCATCCATGCCTCTATTACACGTGAGGAAATGGCGGTTATGCTGTACCGCGCTGCGAAGCAAAGCGGATTCGCAGCCGATGCAGGAGCAGTGCAGCCTGCGAATGCATCAGCCTCCTTCACAGATGCCGAGCAAATCTCCGATTATGCACAGGAAGCAGTAGCTGCCATCAAGCAGCTTGGACTGATTTCTGGCATGGGCAATGGTGCTTTCGCGCCACAGGCGACGGCAACTCGGGCACAATCGGCAGTCGTAATTGCCAAGGTGCTTTCCGTATTATACGAATAA
- a CDS encoding helix-turn-helix domain-containing protein, whose product MSKRSPVPLEIKLQIVQRCLDYRSNPNAEAKHMRVSQDSVKDWIRKYSAHGLDGLTESKTWKTYAKELKLDAIQDVVSGRLSLTAATEKYHISSRSVLSKWLTKYTEEIKWKPARKGKGRSPMNKGRKTTLEERIEIAQYTLAHDLDYSKAMEKFGVSYQQVYAWVRKYQAGQEGALQDGRGRKKPVEELGEQERLKLRIKELEARNEYLEMENAFAKKLAEIERRKPR is encoded by the coding sequence ATGTCAAAAAGAAGTCCTGTTCCTTTAGAAATCAAACTACAAATTGTACAACGATGTCTGGATTACCGTTCCAACCCAAATGCTGAGGCTAAACACATGAGGGTGAGCCAGGACTCAGTCAAGGATTGGATCAGAAAATATAGCGCACATGGATTGGACGGGTTAACGGAATCGAAAACGTGGAAAACGTATGCCAAGGAATTGAAGCTTGATGCAATCCAGGATGTTGTGTCTGGTCGTTTATCCTTAACTGCCGCAACAGAAAAATATCATATTTCAAGCAGAAGTGTGTTGTCGAAATGGCTAACCAAGTATACTGAGGAGATCAAATGGAAACCTGCGCGTAAAGGGAAAGGACGATCTCCTATGAACAAAGGACGTAAGACAACGCTTGAAGAACGGATTGAAATCGCACAATATACGCTGGCTCATGACTTGGATTATTCAAAAGCGATGGAGAAGTTTGGTGTATCTTATCAACAGGTATATGCATGGGTACGAAAATACCAAGCAGGTCAAGAAGGAGCCCTTCAGGATGGTCGGGGACGTAAAAAGCCTGTAGAAGAACTCGGCGAGCAAGAACGACTCAAGCTACGGATCAAAGAACTAGAAGCCCGAAATGAATACCTAGAGATGGAGAATGCCTTCGCAAAAAAGTTGGCAGAGATCGAGCGACGAAAACCACGTTAA
- a CDS encoding IS3 family transposase: protein MQELYVEKGYAIAALCALASVARSAYYKWLKWTPSAKEREARMLAKEVKRHYEKRDGILGYRQMRTQLNRKLNQKYNKKRYYRIMRALELKAVIRKKRPHYVSATALHVAENKMNRDFDASAPNVKWSTDVTELKYGNGRKAYLSAVIDLYDNAIVSWVLSHSNNNKLVMDTLKKAYTKNPGVSPMIQSDRGFQYTSHEYKRLQLKYGFTKSMSRVGRCLDNQPIERFWGTYKSESYYLTKYDAYESLYSAVRRYMNYYNNYRYTECLDGLSPNEYRRAV, encoded by the coding sequence ATACAAGAACTATACGTTGAGAAAGGATACGCGATTGCAGCATTATGCGCGTTAGCTAGTGTGGCTCGATCTGCCTACTACAAGTGGTTAAAGTGGACACCTTCTGCCAAAGAACGTGAAGCACGTATGCTTGCTAAAGAAGTGAAGCGTCATTATGAAAAGCGAGATGGGATTTTGGGCTATCGCCAAATGCGAACCCAGTTAAATCGAAAGCTGAACCAGAAGTACAACAAAAAGCGCTATTACCGAATCATGCGTGCGCTGGAGCTAAAAGCAGTCATTCGTAAAAAACGGCCACATTACGTAAGTGCCACAGCGCTCCATGTGGCTGAGAATAAAATGAATCGCGACTTTGATGCCTCTGCTCCAAATGTAAAATGGTCTACGGATGTAACCGAACTGAAATACGGAAATGGGCGTAAAGCGTATTTAAGCGCTGTTATAGATCTGTACGACAACGCCATTGTTTCATGGGTGCTCAGTCATTCCAACAACAATAAACTCGTGATGGATACGCTGAAAAAAGCGTATACCAAAAATCCAGGTGTGTCCCCGATGATCCAGAGTGACAGAGGTTTTCAGTACACGTCCCATGAGTATAAAAGGCTTCAATTGAAGTATGGATTTACGAAGAGCATGTCTCGTGTGGGTCGATGCTTGGATAACCAGCCAATTGAACGATTTTGGGGTACGTATAAGTCAGAAAGTTATTATCTTACGAAGTATGATGCCTATGAGAGCCTATACAGCGCCGTTCGCCGTTATATGAACTACTATAACAACTACCGTTATACGGAATGTCTGGACGGCTTGTCTCCAAATGAATACCGCAGAGCGGTATAA
- the ytxJ gene encoding bacillithiol system redox-active protein YtxJ, which translates to MTQYREIDSTEQWDAALEGSKDRALVVFKHSTTCPVSANAHREFTAYLEANPRQNTDYVLVKVIESRPVSNKIAEDTSVKHESPQIIFIQNQEKVWSATHWAITSEHITAVLD; encoded by the coding sequence ATGACACAATATCGTGAAATAGATTCAACAGAGCAATGGGATGCCGCTTTGGAGGGCTCCAAGGATCGTGCTCTGGTTGTTTTCAAGCATAGTACAACTTGCCCGGTCAGCGCGAACGCGCACCGCGAATTTACAGCTTATCTGGAGGCTAATCCGCGTCAGAATACCGATTATGTCCTTGTAAAGGTCATCGAATCCCGCCCTGTATCAAACAAAATTGCTGAAGATACGTCGGTTAAGCACGAGTCTCCGCAAATTATTTTTATCCAAAACCAAGAGAAGGTTTGGAGCGCTACGCACTGGGCGATCACATCCGAGCATATTACGGCTGTTCTCGACTAA
- a CDS encoding MDR family MFS transporter translates to MSTPNASQLASEAEFSIKSILAPLLAIIIGMMMVILDSTVVNVAVPNLQEYFDSSLKTIQWAITGYTLALSAVIPLAGWMTDKFGAKRIFLITIALFTLGSILCALAQTPEQLVLFRIIQGVGGGMVSPIGMAMIFKMAPPSKRGAVMGMLGIPMLLAPAIGPILSGWLIGFASWHWIFLINLPIGIAALIVGNKFLPNLERQKAPALDILGMILAPIAFAMLAFGVSEGGTDWGSTRTLTGLIVGGSALIVFIIVELLQKQPLLELRVFRSSDFTRSIILSWISQIALFGSMLMIPLYLQNVRGFSALESGLTTLPMAICSMIFMPISGKLFDKLGARPLALTGLSIITIALFSLSQIGADTPIGLVMIPIGMMGAGMGMSMMPLNTHVLNSAPRRLVSRVTPLTSASQQVVTSFAIAGLTGYFSSQFTVHMSEAGASSNMLDNMSLAFGDTFFLSAGIAAAGVLLSLILRKPQLKDDHEQEEDKPDPAMMMGH, encoded by the coding sequence ATGTCTACACCAAATGCTTCACAATTAGCCTCAGAGGCGGAATTTTCCATCAAATCAATTTTGGCACCGCTTCTGGCCATCATTATTGGAATGATGATGGTTATTTTGGACAGCACCGTCGTCAATGTCGCTGTTCCTAACCTGCAAGAGTATTTCGACAGCTCGCTCAAAACCATTCAGTGGGCAATTACTGGCTATACGCTGGCTCTATCCGCTGTTATCCCGCTTGCCGGATGGATGACCGATAAATTTGGGGCAAAACGAATATTTCTTATTACGATCGCGCTGTTCACACTAGGCTCCATCCTATGCGCATTGGCACAAACGCCTGAGCAGCTTGTATTGTTTCGAATCATTCAAGGCGTTGGCGGCGGCATGGTTTCCCCTATCGGTATGGCCATGATCTTTAAAATGGCGCCGCCGAGTAAACGCGGCGCTGTTATGGGGATGCTCGGAATTCCAATGCTGCTAGCCCCTGCCATTGGCCCGATATTATCCGGCTGGCTGATCGGCTTTGCGTCATGGCACTGGATTTTTCTAATCAATTTGCCCATCGGTATTGCCGCTTTAATTGTCGGGAATAAATTCCTGCCTAATCTTGAACGTCAGAAAGCTCCTGCGCTCGATATTTTGGGGATGATTCTTGCTCCTATCGCATTCGCTATGCTAGCATTCGGTGTCAGCGAAGGGGGAACAGACTGGGGCTCCACTCGCACCTTAACCGGATTAATTGTAGGCGGATCGGCGCTCATTGTGTTTATTATCGTTGAGCTATTGCAAAAACAACCGCTGCTGGAGCTGCGCGTGTTCCGCTCCTCCGATTTTACTCGCAGTATTATTTTATCATGGATTTCACAAATTGCCTTATTCGGGTCCATGCTGATGATTCCTTTGTACCTGCAAAATGTTCGCGGGTTCTCTGCGCTTGAGAGCGGACTTACTACTTTGCCGATGGCCATCTGCTCAATGATCTTTATGCCGATTAGCGGTAAGCTATTCGATAAGCTGGGCGCTCGCCCATTAGCTTTAACGGGTTTATCCATCATTACAATCGCTTTGTTCTCCCTTTCCCAAATTGGGGCGGATACCCCCATCGGTCTCGTTATGATCCCAATTGGCATGATGGGAGCGGGGATGGGCATGTCCATGATGCCGCTTAACACCCATGTGTTGAACTCTGCTCCGCGCAGACTCGTCAGCCGTGTAACGCCTTTGACATCAGCTAGCCAGCAGGTCGTGACCTCCTTTGCCATTGCTGGTCTGACGGGGTATTTTTCGTCACAGTTTACGGTTCATATGTCCGAGGCTGGCGCTAGCAGCAACATGCTGGATAATATGTCACTTGCCTTTGGCGATACCTTCTTCCTATCAGCGGGCATTGCAGCAGCAGGAGTATTATTAAGTCTCATCCTGCGCAAGCCGCAGCTGAAGGATGATCACGAGCAAGAGGAGGATAAACCGGACCCTGCGATGATGATGGGTCATTAA
- a CDS encoding helix-turn-helix domain-containing protein: protein MSLIRDRIIESAVRYFMEKGYAATSIQDISDDCGIAKGSLYKYFQSKEELFKEVHKSRQQLLEDQLAGIVKEEGLSPREVFMRETEVTLEFFMVNKFIMQEIKELIKTKKELAPFFIQMRTMMYDLHKKSLLRLLGEQITPHIWDMVTVYGGIIKEFNFLMIFENRPIRIPDIALFVLERMEEMAANILAKQEKPILTDVLMFDRISPGMKCKQISFEEKRGQLLDALLAVIKELALTGSRRAQLVDATEALAEEFARDQPKVVIIQALLGLLQQEHELKSLTLQLEKYVMKLKKDHVAPGSC from the coding sequence TTGAGCCTGATTAGAGACAGAATTATTGAGTCTGCCGTCCGTTATTTTATGGAGAAGGGCTATGCTGCAACATCCATTCAGGATATTTCCGATGATTGTGGAATCGCCAAAGGCTCCTTATATAAATATTTTCAGTCGAAGGAAGAACTATTCAAGGAAGTTCACAAAAGTCGGCAGCAGCTGTTGGAAGATCAGCTCGCAGGGATTGTTAAGGAAGAGGGGCTTTCGCCTCGCGAAGTTTTTATGCGGGAAACGGAAGTGACGCTGGAGTTTTTTATGGTCAACAAGTTTATTATGCAGGAAATTAAGGAATTAATTAAAACGAAAAAAGAACTCGCTCCTTTTTTCATCCAAATGAGAACGATGATGTACGACCTTCATAAAAAAAGCCTGCTTCGCCTGCTTGGTGAACAAATAACGCCTCATATTTGGGATATGGTGACGGTATATGGCGGGATTATTAAAGAGTTCAACTTCCTGATGATTTTTGAAAATAGGCCGATACGCATCCCGGATATTGCCCTATTTGTTTTGGAACGGATGGAGGAAATGGCTGCAAATATTTTGGCTAAGCAGGAGAAGCCTATTTTAACGGACGTATTGATGTTCGATAGAATAAGCCCAGGAATGAAGTGCAAACAGATATCGTTTGAAGAGAAGCGCGGCCAATTGCTGGACGCCTTGCTCGCTGTTATTAAGGAGCTAGCGCTTACAGGCTCTAGACGAGCCCAACTCGTCGATGCGACCGAGGCGCTTGCTGAGGAATTTGCACGTGACCAGCCCAAAGTGGTCATTATCCAGGCGCTGCTTGGATTGCTTCAGCAGGAGCATGAGCTTAAGAGCCTCACCCTCCAGCTGGAGAAGTATGTGATGAAGCTCAAGAAGGATCATGTGGCTCCTGGCTCATGCTAA
- a CDS encoding zinc-binding dehydrogenase → MKAVLHKNASGLEGLNYEEGANLLPGVGEVKIRMKAAGINHRDLFLMAARTAADAPLILGSDGAGIVEAVGANAKIAKLGDEVIIHPCLEWEKTAEVPAVPSILGGPTNGTFAQYVIVPAANVFPKPAYLSWEEAGVLPLSALTAYRALFTKGQLQPGEHVLIPGIGGGVATFAMLMALAAGATVSVTSRSKAKQQAAIAQGASSALDSHSDWRRSLGPHAVDLILDSIGPATFGQYFEVIKPNGRIVTFGASSGDEITIPIRALFFPQVSVIGTSMGSREEFAAMLTFMEQHQLHPVIDHVYGLPQIKEAFERMKDGEQYGNIGISMSQEPHDPS, encoded by the coding sequence ATGAAGGCAGTTTTACATAAGAATGCAAGTGGATTAGAGGGGTTGAATTATGAAGAGGGCGCAAATTTACTGCCCGGTGTGGGCGAGGTCAAAATAAGAATGAAGGCAGCCGGAATCAATCATCGGGATTTATTCCTAATGGCTGCGCGAACTGCTGCCGATGCTCCGCTTATTCTCGGCTCGGACGGGGCTGGTATCGTAGAGGCGGTTGGTGCGAATGCCAAAATCGCTAAGCTCGGCGACGAGGTCATTATACATCCCTGCTTAGAATGGGAAAAAACGGCCGAGGTCCCTGCTGTGCCAAGCATATTAGGCGGTCCGACGAACGGGACATTTGCCCAATATGTCATTGTTCCGGCAGCAAATGTTTTCCCCAAGCCAGCTTATTTAAGCTGGGAAGAAGCAGGCGTACTGCCCCTATCCGCCTTGACCGCCTACAGGGCGCTGTTCACTAAAGGGCAATTGCAGCCGGGCGAGCATGTTTTGATCCCGGGAATTGGAGGCGGGGTTGCTACCTTCGCCATGCTGATGGCGTTAGCAGCAGGGGCAACGGTAAGTGTAACTTCCCGCAGTAAAGCCAAGCAGCAGGCGGCTATCGCCCAAGGGGCAAGCAGCGCATTAGACAGCCATAGCGATTGGCGCCGCAGCTTGGGCCCGCACGCCGTTGATTTAATTCTGGACAGCATTGGGCCGGCAACCTTCGGACAATATTTCGAGGTTATCAAGCCGAACGGACGCATCGTCACCTTCGGCGCCAGCTCCGGGGATGAAATCACGATACCCATCCGGGCGCTATTTTTCCCTCAGGTCAGTGTGATCGGCACTTCCATGGGCAGCCGCGAGGAATTCGCCGCAATGCTGACTTTTATGGAGCAGCACCAGCTGCACCCTGTCATTGATCACGTGTACGGGCTCCCTCAAATCAAAGAGGCCTTTGAACGCATGAAAGACGGTGAACAGTACGGCAACATAGGGATTAGCATGAGCCAGGAGCCACATGATCCTTCTTGA
- a CDS encoding LysR family transcriptional regulator, translated as MESGDLRIFRAVAREGSATKAAESLNYVQSNVTTRIQYLESELGLPLFIRSNRGMTLTEAGENLLKYADRILDLLEEAARTTKYAGEPAGPLRIGSIETTAATHLLPMLTHYQSEFPDVQLSLATGSTHSLVQRVMKGELDGAFVYGPIEERGVSSLRAFSEELVLISEAGGGNMGDLLAKPMLFFDVGCTHRARAEHFLHASGLTFYEIREFGTLDLIVKGVSSGFGVSLLPKSSIAKAEREGVVASHRLPEAYRELPVEFIYRSDMLDSCSLLGLLALIGVGVRRGEKELDYLGGT; from the coding sequence ATGGAGAGCGGGGATTTGCGAATATTCCGTGCGGTTGCCCGTGAGGGCAGTGCGACGAAGGCGGCTGAATCGCTGAATTATGTGCAATCTAATGTTACAACCCGGATTCAATATTTGGAGTCGGAGTTGGGCCTCCCGCTATTCATTCGCTCCAATCGAGGGATGACATTAACGGAGGCGGGAGAAAATCTTTTGAAATACGCAGACCGTATCTTAGACCTGTTGGAAGAAGCGGCTCGTACAACAAAATATGCTGGCGAGCCAGCGGGGCCGCTGCGAATCGGTTCGATTGAGACGACCGCAGCCACTCATTTGCTCCCCATGCTTACCCACTATCAGTCTGAGTTTCCTGACGTCCAGCTATCGTTAGCTACAGGCAGTACCCATTCGCTCGTGCAAAGGGTTATGAAGGGCGAGCTTGATGGCGCCTTTGTATATGGTCCGATCGAGGAGCGGGGAGTCAGTAGTTTACGGGCATTTTCTGAGGAGCTGGTGCTCATATCGGAAGCTGGAGGTGGCAATATGGGCGATCTGCTAGCGAAGCCGATGCTTTTTTTTGACGTAGGCTGCACGCATCGTGCCAGAGCGGAGCATTTTTTACACGCAAGCGGGCTAACCTTCTATGAAATTCGTGAGTTTGGGACATTGGATTTAATCGTGAAGGGTGTATCGTCAGGCTTTGGCGTCTCTTTGCTGCCCAAATCCTCAATTGCCAAGGCGGAAAGGGAGGGAGTAGTTGCGTCCCATCGACTGCCCGAGGCTTACCGGGAGCTGCCCGTCGAATTTATTTATCGCTCAGACATGTTGGACTCATGCTCATTATTAGGCCTGCTAGCGTTGATTGGAGTAGGGGTGAGGAGAGGTGAAAAAGAATTAGATTATTTAGGAGGCACGTAA